One genomic region from Solwaraspora sp. WMMD792 encodes:
- a CDS encoding fibronectin type III domain-containing protein, whose product MTVGTVTALVVGMGLTVLGLGAADHAAAGYDASSWLWSSARSELARVNGLTGRVDTRVEVADAQGRQTQVVQTDQFLILRELATGKVSSLDLATLQVGATVQSTTGLGVSVAMQGDAAFVIDAVQGVVRQIDPRSLQPVGDPVRYPPGIAGGHFDGAGRLWIAVPSEGTVSAITAAPLPSDPAQGAAEAVFDSSIPQPAATEPDADATDATAGPTRVRTVAVAPPSNELTISALDDGVAVLNRTAGTLTLLRGGDRREVPLDLDGPGVLPARTTGSLVAVTVPERRRIVLVDDDEVRQLSVPGSGSALRPAVSWAGRVYCADERSREIFAFDGAGALLPSIDVTETTGPLDLEVRENHLFINAPDAATARVVTDAHEVRQVDKYANDILGGDPPPAPPPPPPPPEPTVGRPGAPRAVSAAAGDSTVRVSWQAAADNGSSIQRYVVTGDGRSFEVGANQRSFEVTELVNGETYRFSVHAVNAEGAGPERESNPVVPTAEVPDAPANVTAQARADGSVAVSWPAADGQGNVIGGYTVTAVSAEATAPVGDVSGTELVLAPGSLDYGTQYAFTVVAVSDQGANSTASPLSNSVVPFTVPGEPAAVEATTVADQRGALRVGWSPAPDNGRPITGYVVTAGDQRTEVSDGTAVTLTGLGDGADVAVSVHAVNEAGDGPPVSTTARTVAEPKVTVTGATAGTNAVTLSFSVDAGGGNVTCSAAADGAAAVTGSCDSIRVGGLYPGRSYRFTVRASNAAGTGTATHSRATADLYGTATCVNGPDGEQRTYCDDDVPGRNGNEIFSVPEQDNSRQVGWVPDGTRLTALCRRQGGHVDAWIYNGGKASTWWIRVEYSGKNYIPWAWLNLAGGDDLNQLPTC is encoded by the coding sequence GTGACTGTCGGCACGGTCACCGCGCTCGTCGTCGGCATGGGGCTCACCGTGCTCGGGCTCGGCGCGGCCGACCACGCGGCGGCCGGCTACGACGCGAGTTCGTGGTTGTGGAGCTCCGCCCGAAGCGAGCTGGCCAGGGTCAACGGGCTCACCGGGCGGGTCGACACCCGGGTCGAGGTCGCCGACGCCCAGGGCCGCCAGACTCAGGTGGTGCAGACGGACCAGTTCCTGATCCTGCGCGAGCTGGCCACCGGCAAGGTGAGCTCGCTCGATCTCGCCACGTTGCAGGTCGGCGCGACAGTCCAGAGCACGACCGGGCTCGGGGTGAGCGTGGCGATGCAAGGCGACGCGGCCTTCGTCATCGACGCCGTCCAGGGCGTGGTTCGTCAGATCGACCCCAGGTCGCTGCAGCCCGTCGGCGACCCGGTGCGCTACCCGCCAGGGATCGCCGGTGGACACTTCGACGGCGCCGGTCGGCTGTGGATCGCAGTGCCGAGCGAGGGCACCGTCTCGGCGATCACCGCCGCGCCGCTGCCGAGCGACCCGGCGCAGGGCGCGGCGGAGGCCGTCTTCGACTCATCGATCCCCCAGCCGGCGGCTACCGAGCCGGATGCGGACGCCACCGACGCCACCGCCGGGCCGACCCGAGTCCGGACCGTGGCGGTCGCCCCGCCCAGCAACGAGTTGACCATCTCCGCACTCGACGACGGCGTCGCGGTGCTCAACCGGACAGCCGGCACGCTGACCCTGCTGCGCGGCGGGGACCGCCGCGAGGTGCCGCTCGACCTGGACGGTCCGGGCGTCCTGCCGGCCCGCACGACCGGCAGCCTGGTCGCGGTCACCGTTCCCGAGCGGCGACGCATCGTCCTGGTCGACGACGACGAGGTCCGGCAGCTGTCGGTGCCGGGCAGCGGATCCGCACTACGTCCCGCCGTCAGCTGGGCGGGCCGGGTCTACTGCGCCGACGAACGCAGCCGGGAGATCTTCGCGTTCGACGGGGCGGGAGCGCTGCTCCCGTCGATCGACGTCACCGAAACCACCGGCCCGCTCGACCTGGAGGTCCGGGAGAACCACCTGTTCATCAACGCGCCCGACGCGGCCACCGCCCGGGTCGTCACCGACGCCCATGAGGTACGGCAGGTGGACAAGTACGCCAACGACATCCTCGGCGGTGACCCACCGCCGGCGCCACCACCACCGCCACCACCACCGGAGCCGACGGTCGGCCGGCCGGGTGCGCCACGCGCGGTCAGCGCGGCGGCCGGCGACTCCACCGTGCGGGTCAGCTGGCAGGCGGCCGCGGACAACGGCTCGAGCATCCAGCGGTACGTGGTCACCGGCGACGGCCGCAGCTTCGAGGTGGGAGCCAACCAACGGTCGTTCGAGGTCACCGAGCTGGTCAACGGCGAGACGTACCGGTTCTCGGTCCATGCGGTCAACGCCGAGGGCGCGGGTCCCGAGCGGGAGTCCAACCCGGTCGTCCCCACCGCCGAGGTGCCCGACGCCCCGGCGAACGTCACCGCGCAGGCCCGCGCGGACGGCTCGGTCGCGGTGAGCTGGCCGGCCGCCGACGGCCAGGGCAACGTCATCGGCGGCTACACGGTCACCGCGGTCTCGGCCGAGGCCACGGCGCCGGTCGGCGACGTCTCCGGCACCGAGCTGGTCCTCGCGCCCGGGTCGCTCGACTACGGCACGCAGTACGCGTTCACCGTCGTCGCGGTCAGCGACCAGGGAGCCAACTCGACGGCGTCACCGTTGAGCAACTCGGTGGTGCCCTTCACGGTCCCGGGCGAGCCGGCGGCGGTCGAGGCGACCACCGTCGCCGACCAGCGGGGAGCCCTCCGGGTCGGCTGGTCCCCAGCGCCGGACAATGGGCGGCCGATCACCGGGTACGTGGTGACCGCCGGCGACCAGCGCACCGAGGTGTCCGACGGCACCGCCGTCACCCTGACCGGGCTGGGCGACGGGGCCGACGTGGCGGTCTCGGTGCATGCGGTCAACGAGGCCGGTGACGGCCCGCCGGTGAGTACCACGGCCCGTACCGTCGCCGAACCGAAGGTCACCGTCACCGGTGCCACCGCCGGCACCAACGCGGTCACCCTGAGCTTCTCGGTGGATGCCGGCGGCGGGAACGTCACCTGCAGCGCGGCGGCCGACGGCGCGGCGGCCGTCACCGGCAGCTGCGACAGCATCCGGGTCGGCGGACTCTACCCGGGACGGTCCTACCGGTTCACCGTCCGGGCCAGCAACGCGGCCGGCACCGGCACCGCCACCCACAGCCGGGCGACCGCGGACCTGTACGGCACCGCCACCTGCGTCAACGGCCCGGACGGCGAGCAACGCACCTACTGCGACGACGACGTTCCCGGGCGCAACGGCAACGAGATCTTCTCCGTGCCGGAGCAGGACAACAGCCGCCAGGTCGGCTGGGTTCCCGACGGCACCCGACTCACCGCGCTGTGCCGCCGCCAGGGTGGGCACGTCGACGCCTGGATCTACAACGGCGGGAAGGCCAGCACCTGGTGGATCCGGGTGGAGTACAGCGGGAAGAACTACATCCCGTGGGCCTGGTTGAACCTGGCCGGCGGCGACGACCTGAACCAGCTGCCCACCTGCTGA
- a CDS encoding MoxR family ATPase — MTTTTPLTSHEVTGFASTAARLAGEISTVVLGKPQVVRLTLTALFAQGHVLLEDVPGVGKTTLARAVAATVHGHWRRIQFTPDLLPADVSGVTIFNQSTQGFEFHPGPVFANIVIADEINRASPKTQSALLEVMEERTVTVDGVRHPVPRPFLVVATQNPVEMDGTYRLPEAQLDRFLVRLSVGYPDEQTEIEVLRGATLRSPEALDPVTDTATVGQLIQLAQRVHIADPLYGYAVRLAAATRTHPQIRVGVSPRGVIALTRAACAYALIGGRGFVLPEDLKALLEPVFAHRLLLTADAQLRGVTAAEVLADVVRSVPVPLPAAQPAAAGV; from the coding sequence GTGACCACGACCACCCCGCTGACGTCCCACGAGGTAACCGGCTTCGCCTCGACCGCCGCCCGACTGGCCGGGGAGATCTCCACCGTGGTGCTGGGCAAACCGCAGGTGGTGCGACTGACCCTGACGGCCCTGTTCGCGCAGGGCCACGTCCTGCTGGAGGACGTGCCCGGGGTGGGCAAGACCACGCTGGCACGGGCCGTCGCCGCGACCGTGCACGGCCACTGGCGTCGAATCCAGTTCACCCCCGACCTGTTGCCCGCCGACGTGTCCGGAGTGACCATCTTCAACCAGTCCACCCAGGGGTTCGAGTTCCATCCCGGCCCGGTGTTCGCCAACATCGTCATCGCCGACGAGATCAACCGCGCCTCGCCGAAGACCCAGTCGGCGCTGCTGGAGGTGATGGAGGAACGCACGGTCACCGTGGACGGCGTCCGGCATCCGGTGCCCCGGCCGTTCCTGGTGGTGGCCACCCAGAACCCGGTCGAGATGGACGGCACCTACCGGTTGCCGGAGGCCCAGCTGGACCGGTTCCTGGTCCGGTTGTCGGTCGGCTACCCCGATGAGCAGACCGAGATCGAGGTGCTGCGCGGGGCGACCCTGCGGTCCCCCGAGGCGCTCGACCCGGTGACCGACACAGCCACCGTCGGCCAGCTCATCCAGCTGGCGCAGCGGGTGCACATCGCCGACCCGTTGTACGGGTACGCGGTGCGGCTGGCGGCCGCGACCAGGACACACCCGCAGATCCGGGTCGGGGTCAGTCCACGCGGGGTGATCGCGCTGACCCGGGCGGCCTGCGCGTACGCGCTGATCGGCGGCCGGGGGTTCGTGCTGCCCGAGGATCTGAAGGCCCTGCTGGAGCCGGTCTTCGCGCACCGGCTGCTGCTCACCGCGGACGCCCAACTGCGTGGCGTCACGGCAGCCGAGGTGCTCGCCGACGTGGTCCGGTCGGTCCCGGTGCCGCTGCCGGCCGCCCAGCCGGCAGCGGCCGGGGTCTGA
- a CDS encoding DUF58 domain-containing protein produces MNVTARCLGLGVTAALLTALGSVLGYPELALLGTAGLTVVGYAAGYALWQPRLSVRRTVEPDRVNRGDVCTVTLQVGNLRRWGVASVLAEERCGRRWIPVPLARLRSGATTTVRYPVPTDRRGVLPVGPLRVLRRDPFGLVAVARADGEPVRVWVRPQVHPLRAVPAGIARSLDGQIDRVPHGSITFDSLREYVVGDELRRVHWRTSARIGQLMVREHVDTSLPRMVVLLDNRTVAYHDQVDGASATFESACEAAASVVDAATRADLPVLLRMVVDQPPPDGTPSRHPLDRLAEVTLAGADRLTGGDPVRQVCDQLRQQRPGDTLVYLAGAGDPDAVARIGALRAVFATILVGRITGAADPSAGGAPAVGAPTGLAGVLFVEADDGAGFAAGWDAAGDR; encoded by the coding sequence ATGAACGTCACCGCCCGCTGTCTCGGCCTAGGCGTCACCGCCGCGCTGCTCACCGCCCTCGGGTCCGTGCTCGGCTATCCGGAGCTCGCACTGCTCGGCACCGCCGGGCTGACGGTGGTCGGCTACGCGGCCGGCTACGCGCTGTGGCAGCCCCGGCTGTCGGTACGCCGTACCGTCGAACCCGACCGGGTGAACCGGGGCGATGTCTGCACCGTGACGTTGCAGGTCGGCAACCTGCGGCGGTGGGGCGTGGCGAGCGTCCTCGCCGAGGAGCGGTGCGGCCGGCGGTGGATCCCGGTGCCGCTGGCCCGGTTGCGCTCCGGCGCCACGACCACGGTGCGCTATCCGGTGCCCACCGATCGCCGGGGCGTGCTCCCGGTCGGCCCGTTGCGGGTGCTCCGCCGCGACCCGTTCGGCCTGGTCGCCGTCGCGCGCGCGGACGGCGAACCGGTCCGGGTGTGGGTCCGGCCGCAGGTGCATCCGCTGCGCGCGGTGCCGGCCGGGATCGCCCGGAGCCTGGACGGCCAGATCGACCGGGTGCCGCACGGCAGCATCACCTTCGACTCGTTGCGGGAGTACGTCGTCGGCGACGAACTGCGCCGGGTGCACTGGCGCACCAGCGCCCGGATCGGCCAGCTGATGGTGCGGGAACACGTCGACACCAGTCTGCCCCGGATGGTGGTGCTGCTGGACAACCGGACGGTCGCGTACCACGACCAGGTTGACGGGGCGTCGGCGACGTTCGAGTCGGCCTGTGAGGCGGCGGCGTCGGTGGTCGACGCGGCGACCCGGGCCGACCTTCCGGTGCTGCTGCGGATGGTCGTCGACCAGCCGCCGCCGGACGGCACGCCAAGTCGGCACCCGCTGGACCGGCTGGCCGAGGTCACGCTGGCCGGCGCCGACCGGCTGACCGGCGGGGACCCGGTCCGACAGGTCTGCGACCAGCTGCGCCAGCAACGGCCCGGCGACACGCTGGTCTATCTGGCCGGTGCCGGTGATCCGGACGCCGTCGCCCGCATCGGTGCGCTGCGCGCAGTCTTCGCGACCATCCTGGTAGGCCGGATCACCGGCGCAGCCGACCCGTCGGCAGGCGGGGCACCGGCGGTGGGTGCCCCGACCGGGCTGGCCGGCGTGCTGTTCGTCGAGGCGGACGACGGTGCCGGCTTCGCCGCCGGGTGGGACGCGGCAGGTGACCGGTGA
- a CDS encoding transglutaminase domain-containing protein codes for MTGDQTTGLARLGAVAAALIAMTGSAAVLLGRIYDGSAAGWLIGGAGAAAVLVGTFARRLPNWQVAPLSVVLMAGYLLAAGWWTADRAELTGPVTRLLADAAANGVPRLLTAMIPMEAVPDTVVVPVVASWLAGFTATELAVRARRMLLGCLPPLLLFGAAAFVVGPNAEPARWPALLFVAAAAVGLLVTAAPVPAARPSEPAATVDQPAGPGGGGALTAVRLRTAAVSLAGAATVLLLVAVSAPWVVARIATTDVDPRRYVAPPQVEILDENPLIRISGWALNPDQPLFDLQVDASPVSTVEGQRAAGADPRPTGDGALRLTLAVLHDYDGVTWRVGGTYRNAGRVLPPVEDAAASRTDASSTDAVRQEITVAELSGRLLPAITAPVRVDGVRVAYDRASSTLLHPEGLTPGVTYAVDSVPRRPPLNALTTADVPAGESVARTLRVADGVPAEIRRLAQQLARDNGAPYQRALAVEQFLADHYQLVADAPSGHAYPNLGFFLFGPRDAGGQRGTSEQFAAAYALLGRLMGLPTRVVVGFVVPSGDATVHGRHAVAWPEVLFSGVGWVPFDPLPRPDSTPRPIEEEFRPAPDEPTPSVEPSVLPTVDPPPSTPPSAASAPPGGRPSGWLLGVVAATVAGLGAAGWAGVVLLLRRRLRDRRLDGGTPAHRICGAWLEVVDALRLAGHPAGVHMSASEVAGHGRALPDGAALPRLDPLAELVNLASFAPGQTDDEQARRAGGYATVWVAALRARRPWWQRLVWSLHPGPLRWDGRRRTAATADTTGSG; via the coding sequence GTGACCGGTGACCAAACGACCGGGCTGGCGCGTCTCGGTGCGGTGGCGGCGGCGCTGATCGCGATGACCGGGTCAGCAGCGGTCCTGCTCGGCCGGATCTACGACGGTTCGGCGGCCGGCTGGCTGATCGGCGGCGCCGGCGCGGCGGCGGTGCTGGTCGGCACGTTCGCCCGGCGGCTACCGAACTGGCAGGTGGCGCCGCTGTCGGTCGTGCTGATGGCTGGCTACCTGCTGGCGGCCGGATGGTGGACGGCGGACCGGGCGGAGCTGACCGGCCCGGTGACCCGGCTACTCGCCGACGCCGCCGCGAACGGGGTGCCCCGACTGCTGACCGCGATGATTCCGATGGAGGCGGTGCCGGACACGGTGGTGGTTCCGGTCGTGGCCAGCTGGCTCGCCGGCTTCACCGCGACCGAGCTCGCGGTACGGGCCCGGCGCATGCTGCTCGGCTGCCTACCGCCGCTGCTGCTGTTCGGCGCTGCGGCGTTCGTGGTCGGGCCGAACGCCGAGCCGGCCCGGTGGCCGGCGCTGCTGTTCGTCGCGGCGGCGGCGGTCGGGCTGCTGGTCACCGCGGCACCGGTGCCCGCTGCCCGGCCGAGCGAGCCGGCGGCAACGGTCGACCAGCCGGCCGGGCCGGGCGGTGGTGGCGCGCTGACGGCGGTACGGCTGCGGACGGCGGCGGTGTCGTTGGCCGGCGCGGCCACCGTACTGCTGCTGGTGGCGGTGAGCGCCCCGTGGGTGGTGGCCCGGATCGCGACGACCGACGTCGACCCACGCCGCTACGTCGCACCGCCGCAGGTGGAGATTCTCGACGAGAATCCCCTGATCAGGATCTCCGGTTGGGCGCTCAATCCCGACCAGCCGCTGTTCGACCTGCAGGTCGACGCGTCCCCGGTCTCGACGGTGGAGGGGCAGCGAGCTGCTGGGGCCGACCCGCGTCCGACCGGAGACGGTGCGCTGCGGTTGACCCTGGCTGTGCTGCACGACTACGACGGCGTCACCTGGCGGGTCGGCGGGACCTATCGCAACGCCGGCCGGGTGCTGCCGCCGGTCGAGGACGCTGCGGCGTCGCGGACCGACGCGTCGTCGACGGACGCCGTACGCCAGGAGATCACCGTGGCCGAGCTGTCCGGCCGGCTGCTGCCCGCGATCACCGCCCCGGTACGGGTCGACGGCGTCCGGGTGGCGTACGACCGGGCCAGCAGCACCCTGCTGCACCCCGAGGGTCTCACCCCCGGCGTCACGTACGCCGTCGACTCGGTGCCGCGTCGACCACCGCTGAACGCGCTGACCACCGCAGACGTGCCGGCCGGGGAGTCGGTGGCCCGGACGCTGCGGGTGGCCGACGGGGTGCCCGCGGAGATCCGTCGGCTCGCCCAGCAGCTCGCCCGGGACAACGGTGCGCCGTACCAGCGGGCGCTGGCCGTCGAGCAGTTCCTCGCCGACCACTACCAACTTGTCGCCGACGCGCCGAGCGGGCACGCGTACCCGAATCTGGGTTTCTTCCTCTTCGGGCCACGCGACGCCGGCGGCCAGCGGGGCACCTCCGAGCAGTTCGCCGCCGCCTACGCGCTGCTCGGCCGGCTGATGGGGCTGCCCACCCGGGTGGTCGTCGGGTTCGTGGTGCCGTCCGGTGACGCGACGGTGCACGGCAGGCACGCGGTGGCCTGGCCGGAGGTGCTCTTCTCCGGTGTCGGTTGGGTGCCGTTCGATCCGCTGCCCCGACCGGACAGCACGCCGCGCCCGATCGAGGAGGAGTTCCGGCCGGCACCGGACGAGCCGACGCCGTCGGTGGAGCCGTCCGTGCTACCGACGGTCGACCCGCCGCCGTCGACACCGCCCTCGGCGGCCTCCGCACCGCCGGGCGGTCGGCCGTCCGGCTGGCTGCTCGGCGTCGTCGCGGCAACAGTGGCCGGGCTCGGCGCGGCCGGATGGGCCGGCGTCGTCCTGCTGCTGCGTCGCCGGCTACGCGACCGGCGACTCGACGGTGGCACGCCCGCGCACCGGATCTGCGGGGCCTGGCTCGAGGTGGTCGACGCGCTCCGGCTGGCCGGTCACCCGGCCGGGGTGCACATGTCCGCCAGCGAGGTGGCCGGACACGGTCGGGCGCTGCCGGACGGTGCGGCGCTGCCCCGGCTCGACCCGCTGGCCGAGCTGGTCAACCTCGCCAGCTTCGCACCGGGGCAGACCGACGACGAGCAGGCCCGGCGCGCCGGTGGTTACGCCACCGTCTGGGTGGCGGCGCTACGTGCCCGGCGGCCGTGGTGGCAGCGGCTGGTCTGGTCGCTGCACCCCGGTCCGCTGCGCTGGGACGGTCGCCGGCGGACAGCCGCCACCGCCGACACCACAGGGAGCGGTTAG
- a CDS encoding DUF3159 domain-containing protein, which yields MTGTSGDTQTESLAQLLGGRRGAIDATLPAVAYGVGWVAGGESIWVGVCCAVAVGVVIAGVRLWRRDRPRSVLIGLIAVCVAAVIALRTGRASDYFLLQLLSNAASALAWVLSIVVRWPLLGVVVGAVLGQRTRWRRDPALLRAYGRASWVWVGQYVTRVAVFVPLYLADQVMALAALRVALTWPLVAACLAVSWWVLRRSLPAGHPGIRHPVPADLR from the coding sequence GTGACCGGGACATCGGGCGACACCCAGACGGAGTCACTCGCGCAGCTGCTCGGCGGGCGACGAGGCGCTATCGACGCCACGCTGCCGGCGGTGGCGTACGGCGTCGGATGGGTGGCCGGCGGGGAGTCGATCTGGGTCGGCGTGTGCTGCGCGGTCGCGGTCGGTGTGGTGATCGCCGGGGTACGCCTGTGGCGTCGCGATCGGCCCCGGTCGGTGCTGATCGGGCTGATCGCCGTCTGCGTCGCCGCGGTGATCGCGCTGCGCACCGGTCGGGCGTCCGATTACTTCCTGCTGCAGCTGCTGTCCAACGCGGCGAGCGCACTGGCCTGGGTGCTCAGCATCGTCGTCCGGTGGCCGCTGCTCGGCGTGGTGGTGGGCGCGGTGCTGGGCCAACGCACCCGGTGGCGCCGGGATCCGGCGCTGCTGCGCGCGTACGGCCGGGCCAGCTGGGTCTGGGTGGGGCAGTACGTGACCCGGGTGGCCGTCTTCGTCCCGCTCTATCTCGCCGACCAGGTGATGGCGCTGGCCGCCTTACGGGTCGCGCTGACCTGGCCGCTGGTCGCCGCCTGCCTGGCGGTGAGCTGGTGGGTGCTCCGCCGGTCGCTTCCGGCCGGGCACCCGGGGATACGCCATCCGGTACCGGCCGACCTACGGTGA
- a CDS encoding glycoside hydrolase family 48 protein produces the protein MRLTATRRRLAMFAAGVMVVGGVAAVPGVANAATACDVVYSTNDWNNGFTANVTIENLGDPLTGWTLRFTFPGGQRVTQGWSANWTQSGNVVTATNAAWNGNLATGQSTNIGFNGSHTGSNPRPTSFSINGVTCNGAAENQPPTVGLTVPSGPFIAPADVPLTATASDPDGTVDRVEFYRNGLLVNTDTTSPYQYVMEDLPAGSYTVQARAYDNAGASATAERSFTVGQANPGPALVATPSSVSVEEGGSNTFNLRLSSAPTSNVPVSLAISGDTSITRSPSSVTLTPSNWNTGATVTVAAAEDSDTVSGTATITASASGLAPLAIVVTEMDNDSPGGDNEYTERFLEQYGKIKNSGYFSPEGVPYHSIETLIVEAPDHGHETTSEAFSFWIWLEASYGRVTENWAPFNNAWTVMEQYIIPGTADQPTAGVAGTPQYAAEYLQPNQYPSRLDQNVPVGTDPLRNELQSAYGTGEIYGMHWLLDVDNVYGYGHCGDGTTRPAYINTFQRGPQESVWETVPQPSCDTKAHGGPNGYLDLFVAEDNAPASQWKYTNAPDADARAIQAAYWALVWAEEQGNEAEIAQTIAKAARMGDYLRYAMFDKYFKRIGNCVGATSCPAATGKDSAHYLMSWYYAWGGATDTSAAWSWRIGSSHNHFGYQNPFAAWALTNVPELQPRGATAVQDWTESFDRQMEFYQWLQSAEGAIAGGATNSWNGSYAQPPSGTPTFYGMYYTEHPVYHDPGSNEWFGMQVWSLQRVAEVYYVTGDARAKQILDKWVPWAISHTEIGTGGDFSIPSTMEWTGAPDTWNPSNPGANNNLHVEVVGTGQDVGVASAYARTLMWYAAASGNTEARDTAKGLLDALYANADAQGSSTVESRGDYRRFDDVYDASTGQGLYIPNGWSGTMPNGDVIEPGASFLDIRSFYLDDPDWPKVEAYLNGGPEPEFRYHRFWAQADLAMAYADFGHLFPDN, from the coding sequence ATGAGATTGACCGCGACGAGACGGCGGCTGGCAATGTTCGCCGCTGGCGTGATGGTCGTCGGAGGTGTCGCCGCCGTCCCCGGCGTCGCCAACGCGGCCACCGCCTGCGACGTCGTCTATTCGACCAACGACTGGAACAACGGCTTCACCGCCAACGTGACCATCGAGAACCTCGGTGATCCGCTCACCGGGTGGACCCTGCGCTTCACGTTCCCGGGCGGCCAGCGGGTCACCCAGGGCTGGTCGGCCAACTGGACCCAGTCCGGCAACGTGGTGACCGCGACCAACGCCGCCTGGAACGGCAACCTGGCCACCGGTCAGTCCACCAACATCGGCTTCAACGGCTCGCACACCGGCTCGAACCCCCGGCCTACCTCGTTCTCCATCAACGGTGTGACCTGCAACGGCGCGGCGGAGAACCAGCCGCCCACGGTTGGTCTGACGGTGCCGTCGGGGCCGTTCATCGCGCCGGCCGACGTTCCGTTGACCGCGACCGCCAGCGACCCCGACGGCACTGTCGACCGGGTCGAGTTCTACCGCAACGGGCTGCTGGTCAACACCGACACGACCAGCCCTTACCAGTACGTCATGGAGGACCTGCCGGCAGGCAGCTACACCGTGCAGGCCCGGGCGTACGACAACGCCGGCGCCAGCGCCACCGCCGAACGGTCGTTCACCGTCGGCCAGGCAAACCCCGGCCCGGCCCTGGTCGCCACGCCGTCATCGGTGAGCGTCGAAGAAGGCGGCAGCAACACCTTCAACCTGCGGTTGAGCTCCGCCCCGACCAGCAATGTGCCGGTCAGCCTGGCGATCTCCGGAGACACCAGCATCACCCGGTCGCCGTCGTCGGTCACCCTGACGCCGAGCAACTGGAACACCGGCGCGACGGTCACCGTCGCCGCCGCCGAGGACAGTGACACGGTCAGCGGCACCGCCACGATCACCGCCTCGGCGAGTGGTCTGGCACCACTGGCCATCGTGGTCACCGAGATGGACAACGACTCACCCGGCGGTGACAACGAGTACACCGAGCGCTTCCTGGAGCAGTACGGCAAGATCAAGAACTCGGGGTACTTCAGCCCCGAGGGCGTGCCCTACCACTCCATCGAGACGCTGATCGTCGAGGCCCCGGACCACGGTCACGAGACCACCTCGGAGGCGTTCAGCTTCTGGATCTGGCTGGAGGCCAGCTACGGTCGGGTCACCGAGAACTGGGCGCCGTTCAACAACGCCTGGACCGTGATGGAGCAGTACATCATCCCGGGCACCGCCGACCAGCCGACCGCGGGTGTGGCCGGCACCCCGCAGTACGCCGCCGAGTACCTGCAGCCCAACCAGTACCCGTCGCGGCTGGACCAGAACGTCCCGGTCGGTACCGACCCGCTGCGCAACGAGCTGCAGTCGGCGTACGGCACCGGCGAGATCTACGGCATGCACTGGCTGCTCGACGTGGACAACGTCTACGGCTACGGCCACTGCGGTGACGGCACCACCCGTCCCGCGTACATCAACACCTTCCAGCGGGGCCCGCAGGAGTCGGTCTGGGAGACCGTCCCGCAGCCGTCCTGCGACACCAAGGCGCACGGCGGCCCGAACGGCTACCTGGACCTGTTCGTGGCCGAGGACAACGCGCCGGCGTCGCAGTGGAAGTACACCAACGCGCCGGACGCCGACGCCCGCGCCATCCAGGCCGCCTACTGGGCGCTGGTCTGGGCCGAGGAGCAGGGCAACGAGGCCGAGATCGCGCAGACCATCGCCAAGGCCGCCCGGATGGGTGACTACCTGCGGTACGCGATGTTCGACAAGTACTTCAAGCGGATCGGCAACTGCGTCGGCGCGACCAGTTGCCCGGCTGCCACCGGCAAGGACTCGGCGCACTACCTGATGTCCTGGTACTACGCCTGGGGTGGCGCCACCGACACCTCGGCGGCCTGGTCGTGGCGGATCGGCTCCAGCCACAACCACTTCGGCTACCAGAACCCGTTCGCCGCCTGGGCGCTGACCAACGTGCCCGAGCTGCAGCCGCGCGGCGCCACCGCGGTGCAGGACTGGACCGAGAGCTTCGACCGGCAGATGGAGTTCTACCAGTGGCTGCAGTCCGCTGAAGGCGCCATCGCCGGCGGTGCGACCAACAGCTGGAACGGCTCCTACGCCCAGCCGCCGTCGGGAACCCCGACCTTCTACGGCATGTACTACACGGAGCACCCGGTCTACCACGACCCGGGCAGCAACGAGTGGTTCGGCATGCAGGTCTGGTCGCTGCAGCGGGTGGCCGAGGTCTACTACGTGACCGGTGACGCCCGGGCCAAGCAGATCCTCGACAAGTGGGTGCCGTGGGCCATCTCGCACACCGAGATCGGCACCGGCGGGGACTTCTCGATCCCGTCGACCATGGAGTGGACCGGCGCGCCGGACACCTGGAACCCGAGCAACCCCGGTGCCAACAACAACCTGCACGTCGAGGTCGTCGGCACCGGCCAGGACGTCGGCGTGGCCTCGGCCTACGCCCGGACCCTGATGTGGTACGCGGCCGCCTCCGGCAACACCGAGGCCCGCGACACCGCCAAGGGCCTGCTGGACGCGTTGTACGCCAACGCCGACGCGCAGGGCTCCTCCACGGTGGAGTCTCGGGGCGACTACCGTCGCTTCGACGACGTCTACGACGCCTCGACCGGGCAGGGTCTGTACATCCCGAACGGCTGGTCGGGCACCATGCCCAACGGCGACGTGATCGAGCCGGGCGCGAGCTTCCTGGACATCCGGTCGTTCTACCTGGACGACCCGGACTGGCCGAAGGTCGAGGCGTACCTCAACGGTGGGCCGGAGCCGGAGTTCCGCTACCACCGGTTCTGGGCACAGGCTGACCTGGCGATGGCCTACGCCGACTTCGGTCACCTGTTCCCGGACAACTGA